In Campylobacter suis, the following proteins share a genomic window:
- a CDS encoding TIGR02757 family protein, whose translation MTLKDVLEAHVAIKNSGNELFSYADPLQVAGRFKDPYISLICALFAYGNAKLIVKFLNSIEFDLLDESEQVIKKNLENFKYRFQNIEDVKQIFITLSRFKKSEDIEHIVQKGFKKNGQIIDGINELIKFIYSLNDYRSDGYEFFYGRAFTNSPNSPYKRYNMYLRWMVRDSDIDLGLFKNLPKSELLLPLDVHTHRISLSLGLCNRKSYDFRSAFEITQKLREFDSGDPIKYDFSLYRIGQKDELERVLAELNKI comes from the coding sequence ATGACACTTAAAGATGTTCTTGAAGCTCATGTTGCTATTAAAAATAGTGGCAATGAGCTTTTTTCTTACGCTGATCCACTTCAAGTCGCTGGCCGTTTTAAAGACCCATATATCTCGCTTATTTGTGCTCTTTTTGCCTATGGAAATGCTAAGCTGATTGTAAAATTTCTAAATTCTATTGAGTTTGATTTACTTGATGAAAGCGAGCAAGTTATTAAAAAAAATCTAGAAAATTTCAAGTACCGCTTTCAAAATATAGAGGATGTAAAGCAAATTTTTATAACTCTATCTCGCTTTAAAAAAAGTGAGGATATCGAGCATATAGTTCAAAAGGGCTTTAAAAAAAACGGACAGATTATAGATGGGATAAATGAGCTTATAAAATTTATCTACTCTTTAAACGACTATCGCTCAGATGGTTATGAGTTTTTTTATGGCAGAGCCTTTACAAATAGCCCAAATAGCCCATATAAACGCTATAACATGTACCTTCGTTGGATGGTTCGTGATAGTGATATAGACCTTGGTTTGTTTAAAAATTTGCCAAAAAGTGAGCTTTTGCTACCACTTGATGTGCATACCCATAGAATTTCTCTCTCGCTTGGACTTTGTAACCGTAAAAGCTATGACTTTCGCTCAGCCTTTGAGATAACTCAAAAACTTCGTGAATTTGACTCAGGTGACCCTATAAAATATGACTTTTCACTATATCGTATAGGGCAAAAGGATGAACTGGAGAGAGTTTTAGCTGAGTTAAATAAAATTTAA